From the genome of Longispora fulva:
AAGTGGGGCTACCTGCCCGAGTCCGCCAACGACTTCATCTACGCCGTGATCGCCGAGGAGCTGGGCGTCGTCGGCTGCATGGTGGTGCTGGCCCTGTTCGCGGTCCTCACGTACGCGGGTCTGCGGATCGCCCGCCGGGTGACGGACCCGTTCCGCCGGCTGGGGGCCGGGGCGGCCACGATCTGGCTGGCCGGCCAGGCGATCCTGAACATCGGGGTCGTGATCGGCCTGGTGCCCATCACGGGCGTGACGCTGCCGTTCATCTCGGCCGGCGGCAGTTCGCTGGTGGTGTCGCTGGCGACGGTGGGCATGCTCGCCTCGTTCGCCAGGGCCGAGCCGGACGCCGCCGCGGCGCTGCACGCCAGGCCGCCGGGCAAGTGGGGCCGGATACTCTGGGCACCGCTGCCGCCTCTGACCTCCGCCGGGCAGCCCGAGCGGCGGGGGGACGGCGGGGTCACCCGCCCCCGGCAGCGCAGCGGTTCGACATCGCAGGGCCGATCGAAGTGAAGGACAGCGCATGAGGTCAGTGGTTCTCGCCGGTGGCGGCACCGGGGGACACATCTATCCGTTGCTCGCGTTCGCCGACTGCCTGCGGCGGTATGATCCGAACATCAAGATCACCTGCTTGGGCACGCCGCGCGGGCTGGAGAACGAGATCATCCCCGCCGCCGGGTACGACCTGCGGAACGTGCCCGCCTACCAGCTGCCGCGTTCGGTGAACGTCGACCTGCTCAAGACCGCGCCCCGGATGTACCGGGCGATGCGGGCCACCCGCGCGATCCTCGACGAGGTACACGCCGAGATCGTGGTTGGTTTCGGTGGCTATGTCTCCGTCCCGGCCTATCTGGCCGCGTGGCGCCGGCACACCCCGACCGTGATCCACGAGGTCAACGTGCCGCCGGGCGTCGCGAACAAGATGGGCATGAAGATCGGCGGGCACATCGCGCTCGGCTTCCCGGCCCAGCTCAAGGTCCCGTCCCTGGCCGGTGGCCGGGTCGTCGGGGTGCCGCTGCGGACGTCGATCACCCGGCTGGACCGGGCCGCCCGGCGCGCCGAGGCCCGCGCGCACTTCGGCCTCGACCCCGACCGGCCCACCCTGTTCGTGTTCGGCGCCTCGCAGGGCGCCCGGCAGATCAACCTGGCCATGGCCGGGGCGGCGAAGGCCGTCACGTCCGCCGGGTTCCAGGTCCTGCACATCACCGGGGCCCGCCAGGACGAGCCGGTGGAGATCCCGACCGGCCTGGACGCGCCGTACGTGACGGTGGAGTTCCTCAAGGAGATGGAGCTGGGGTACGCCGCCGCGGACCTGGTCCTGTCCCGGGGCGGCGCGATGACCTGCGCCGAGGTCGCGGCCCTCGGGCTGCCCACCATCTACGTGCCCCTGCCGTTCGGCAACGGCGAGCAGCGCCGCAACGCGCTGCCGGTCGTCGAGGCCGGCGGCGGCATCCTCGTGGACAACGCCGACTGCGTGCCCGCCTGGATCGAGGCGAACGTCATCCCGCTGCTCGGCGACCGGGCCCGGCTCGACGCGATGAGCGCCGCCGCCGCCGGCTACGGCCGCCGCGACGGCGACGAGGCCCTGCTGTCCTACGTCCAGGAGATCCTCGCCACCGCGTCGAGCGGGAGCGCAGCATGAGGGTCGTCGAGCTGTCGAGCGCACAGGATGGTGCAGCGTGAAGTCCCTGATCGACGACGGAGTCACCGCCGAGGACCTCGGCCGGGTCCACCTGATCGGCATCGGCGGGGTCGGCATGAGCGGCCTGGCCCGCCTGCTGCTCACCCGGGGCGTGCCGACGTCTGGCAGCGAGCTGCGCGAGTGGCCGTCGCTGGTCGGCCTGCGCGCCCTCGGCGGCGTGATCCACATGGCGCACGTCGCGGAGAACCTGCGTGACGTCGACACCGTGGTCTACTCCACGGCCATCCCCGACGACCACCTCGAACTCGTCGAGGCCCGCCGGCTGGGCCTGCGGATCCTGCACCGTTCCGAGGCCCTGGCGGCCACGATGACGGGCCGCAAGACGATCGCGGTGGCGGGCACCCACGGCAAGACCACCACGACGTCCATGACGACGCTGATCCTGCAGCACTGCGGGCAGGACCCGTCGTTCTGCATCGGCGGGGAGAGCTCCGAGGCCGGCTCCAACGGCCACCACGGCACCGGCGACTACTTCGTCGCCGAGGCCGACGAGAGCGACAGATCCTTTCTGCGGTACCGGCCGCACGTCTCCCTCGTCACCAACATCGACGCCGACCACCTCAACACGTACGGTGACCTGGACGGGCTGACCGAGGGATTCGCCGAGTTCTGCCGGCAGACCACCCCGGACGGCTTCGTGGTGACCTGCGCGGACGACGTCCGGTGCCGGGGCCTGGCCGAGCGGCTGCGCGCCGAGGGCCGCAGGGTCTACACCTACGGCGAGGCCGACGACGCGGACCTGCGGATCTCCGACGTCACCTCCGACTCCTCGGGCGCGCGCTACCTGGCCTGGCTGGACGGCGAGCCGCTCGGCGAGATCACGGTGCCCACCCCGGGCCACCACATGGCGCTGAACTCCGCGGCGGCCGTGCTCACCGCGCTCCGCCTCGGCCTGCACGCCACCTGCGTGGTGGAGGGCCTGGCGGCCTTCCCCGGGGTGCGCCGCCGGTTCGAGCTCAAGGGCACCGCCGACGGCGTCCGGGTCTACGACGAGTACGCCTACCACCCGACCTCGATGGACGCGGCGCTGCGTACCCTGCGCGGGGTCGCCGGGGCCGGCCGGCTGATCGTGGTCTTCCAGCCCTACCGGGTGTACCGCACCCGCGACTTCCAGACCGAGATCGCCGCGGCGCTGTCCCTGGCCGACGAGGCCGTTGTGATGGAGGTGTTCGGCCCCGGCGAGGTCCGCGAACCGGGTGAGGGCGGCGCGGCGCTGACCCGCGCGGTCGCGCTCGACGAGGACCGCAAGGTGTTCGTGCCGTCCTGGTCGGACGTGCCGGCCGAGGTGGCCCGCCGGGCCCGGCAGGGCGACGTGGTCGTGACCATGGGCGCGCCGCCGATCTCGCTGCTCGGCGACGAACTGCTCGCGGCGCTGTCCACCCGGGGCGCCGACCCGGACAGCGACGCCGGCCCGGGCGCGGGTCCCGGATCCGGGGCCTGACGTGCCCCGGCGCTGGCAGCTGGTCCGGGCCCGCCGCGAGGCGGTGCCGGTCTCCGTGCGCCGGTTCGCCGCCCGGGCCCGCCAGCGCCGCCTGAACACCGCGCGCCCGTGGCTGTTCGTCGTCGGCGGGACGGCCGTGGCCGCCCTGCTCGCCTGGGGCGTCTACGGCAGCCCGCTGCTGTCCGTGTCCGAGGTGCGGGTGGAGGGCGCGGCGATCCTCACCCCGGAGCAGGTGCGCGAGGCCGCGCACGTCGTGCCGGGGACGCCACTGGCCAGAATCGACACCGACGGGGTGGTGCGCAGGGTCGCGGCGCTCGCCCCGGTGGACCGGGTCGACGTGTCCCGGTCCTGGCCGAGTGCCGTGGTGGTCACGGTGACGGAGCGTAGACCTCTGGCTGTCGTACCCCAGGACACGTCCTTCGGTCTTCTCGACCACCAGGGGGTGCTGTTCCAGGTCGTGGCCGCGCGGCCGGCCGGCCTGCCGTTGTTGAGGCTGCCCAGTCCGGGGCCGTCGGATCCGACCACTCAGGCCGCTTTGCGGGTCCTGTCGGCTTTGAGTCCTGAACTACGCTCCCAACTGGGTACTCTGGAGGCCGAGTCGGTCACCAGGATCCGACTGGAGCTGGCCAAGGGACGTTCCGTGGTGTGGGGCGACGCCGAGGACAGCGACAAGAAGTCGAAGACCGCGACGCTGCTCCTCGGCCGTCCTGGTGCGGTCATCGACGTCAGCGCGCCGGACTTCCCCGTGATGCGGTGATCTGTTCCCACAGTCCGGAACAAGATCCGCGACACGCCGGGGGATGTCTTTGGTTTGGGGCCGGATGCGGAATACGTTCCGGGCCAGTACAGGAAGTTGACATAACTGTAAGTCTCTAGTAGAGGTTTAGGGTTTTGTCCTTCGCCACAGACGGCACGGGGGTAAGCGTGCACCACGCGGGCACCCTGAACGGGCGAGCAGATCACCTCGAAGGGATGGCAGACCGATGACAACTCCGCACAACTACCTCGCGGTCATCAAGGTTGTCGGGATCGGCGGGGGCGGCGTCAACGCCGTCAACCGGATGATCGAGGTCGGCTTGAAGGGCGTCGAGTTCATCGCGATCAACACCGACGCGCAGGCGCTGTTGATGAGCGACGCCGACGTCAAACTCGACGTGGGTCGCGAGCTCACCCGGGGCCTCGGCGCCGGGGCGAACCCCGACGTCGGCAAGAAGGCCGCCGAGGACCACCGCGACGAGATCGAGGAGGTCCTCAAAGGGGCCGACATGGTCTTCGTGACCTGCGGCGAGGGCGGCGGCACGGGCACCGGCGGCGCGCCGGTCGTCGCGAGCATCGCCCGCAAGCTCGGCGCGCTCACCATCGGCGTGGTCACCCGGCCGTTCTCCTTCGAGGGCAAGCGCCGCCAGGTGCAGGCCGAGTCGGGGATAGACGACCTGCGCAACGAGTGCGACACCCTCATCGTCATCCCGAACGACCGCCTCCTGGCGCTCGGCGACCGGTCGATGTCGATGATGGACGCGTTCCGCCAGGCCGACCAGGTGCTGCTGTCCGGTGTCCAGGGCATCACGGACCTGATCACCACGCCTGGCCTGATCAACCTCGACTTCGCCGACGTCAAGAGCGTCATGTCCGGCGCCGGCAGCGCCCTGATGGGCATCGGCTCCTCGCGGGGCGACTCCCGCGCGGTCGAGGCTGCCACGGCGGCGATCTCCAGCCCGCTGCTCGAGCAGAGCATGGACGGGGCGCGCGGCGTCCTGCTGTCCATCGCTGGCGGCTCGGACCTCGGCCTGTTCGAGATCAACGACGCGGCGCAGCTCGTCACCGACGCCGCGCACCCCGACGCGAACATCATCTTCGGCGCGGTCATCGACGACGCGCTCGGCGACGAGGTCCGGATCACCGTGATCGCGGCCGGCTTCGACGGGGGCAGCCCGGCGTACAAGCCGGCGGAGCCCGCGCGCAAGGCCCCGCAGCCGGTCGAGCAGGCCGCCCCGGCGAATGTGACCCCGGTTCGCCCTGTCACCCCGGCGCCGACCCAGCCGCAGCCGCGCAGGGTGCTGTTCGACGACGTGGACGTGCCGGACTTCCTGAAGAACGGTGCCTGAGCTGTTACCTGAGGAGACACCGGTGGGTGGCCAGGGGCCGAACGCCGGAGAGGACAATGCGACACAGGTCGAGCCGTCGGGGCATCCCGGCGGCTCGTCCGCTGCCGCCCGTCGTCCGGAGGGTGCCGCCGGGCGGGACACCTCCACTGGAGATGACGCCGGAGCTGTGCGGCGGGCGGAGTTGGCCGACGGGCTGGCGCGGGTGCGGGCGCGGATCGCCGCCGCTTGCGCCGCAGCCGGGCGGGACCCCGGGGAGATCACCCTGGTCGCCGTCACCAAGACGTATCCGGCCAGCGACGTCGTGCACCTGCGGCACCTGGGGGTGCGCGACGTCGGGGAGAACCGCGACGCCGAGGCCGCCCCGAAGGCGGCGCTGGTCGCCGGGGCGCTGGCGGGTTGGGCCCCCGGGGCGGCCGGCACCGGTGCCGCCGCATTCGGTGGTGGGCCGTTGACCTGGCATTACATCGGGCAGCTCCAACGGAACAAGGCGCGCTCCGTGGTCCGCTATGCCGACATGGTGCACTCCGTGGACCGGGAGTCCCTGGTCGACGCGCTGGCCGCCGCCGTGGCCCGCGAGCGCCCGGACCGGCCGCTGGACGTCCTGCTCCAGCTGAGCCTCGACGGGGCGGTCGGCCGGGGCGGGGTGCCGGAGCCGGAGCTCATGGCGCTGGCCGAGGCCGTGGTCAGGCGTCCTGAGCTGCGGCTGCGGGGGCTGATGGCTGTCGCGCCGCTGGACTGGGAGGCGGCGCGGGCGTTCGGTGTTCTCGCGGAGTACACGGCGAAGTTTCTTGTCGGATATCCGACAGCCACCGTGCTGTCGGCCGGAATGAGTGGCGATCTTGCCGAGGCCATTGCGTTCGGTGCCACTCATGTGCGTGTCGGCAGCGCAATCCTCGGAAGCCGACCGCCCGCTGGGTTAGCCTGAACGAGCATCGAATCACATCGGTGTGATTACCAAGACCAACGTTTGCGAGGGGGGAGACGCTATGGGTGCTCTGCGGAAGGCCGGCGTCTGGCTCGGCCTCATCGAGGATGACGAGGACCGCTACGCGGACGAGAACGACAACGGCCGCTACACGGAGCGTGACCGTCGGCCCAGCTCGCGGGACCGGGATCGGGATCGGGACCGCGACCACCGGTACGACGAGTACGAGGACGAGGAGCCCGAGGCCCACCACGAGGACTCCCGGGGCCGTCAGCACGAGGAGGACGCCCCGCGCCTGCGGGCCGCCGCCGCCGCGATGGAGACCCGTGCGGAGCGGGCGAGTGTCCGGCCCCTGCGCGAAGGCCGGGCCGGTGTGACGACCCTCACCCAGGACAATCTCGCGCTCGCCCCGCAGGTGCAGCTCCGCGAGCGGGCGGTCGTGGTCGAAGAGGACGACACGAACTACCGGATCATGACCCTGCACCCCACGACGTACAACGAGGCACGGACGATCGGGG
Proteins encoded in this window:
- a CDS encoding YggS family pyridoxal phosphate enzyme, encoding MRRAELADGLARVRARIAAACAAAGRDPGEITLVAVTKTYPASDVVHLRHLGVRDVGENRDAEAAPKAALVAGALAGWAPGAAGTGAAAFGGGPLTWHYIGQLQRNKARSVVRYADMVHSVDRESLVDALAAAVARERPDRPLDVLLQLSLDGAVGRGGVPEPELMALAEAVVRRPELRLRGLMAVAPLDWEAARAFGVLAEYTAKFLVGYPTATVLSAGMSGDLAEAIAFGATHVRVGSAILGSRPPAGLA
- a CDS encoding cell division protein FtsQ/DivIB, whose translation is MPRRWQLVRARREAVPVSVRRFAARARQRRLNTARPWLFVVGGTAVAALLAWGVYGSPLLSVSEVRVEGAAILTPEQVREAAHVVPGTPLARIDTDGVVRRVAALAPVDRVDVSRSWPSAVVVTVTERRPLAVVPQDTSFGLLDHQGVLFQVVAARPAGLPLLRLPSPGPSDPTTQAALRVLSALSPELRSQLGTLEAESVTRIRLELAKGRSVVWGDAEDSDKKSKTATLLLGRPGAVIDVSAPDFPVMR
- the ftsZ gene encoding cell division protein FtsZ is translated as MTTPHNYLAVIKVVGIGGGGVNAVNRMIEVGLKGVEFIAINTDAQALLMSDADVKLDVGRELTRGLGAGANPDVGKKAAEDHRDEIEEVLKGADMVFVTCGEGGGTGTGGAPVVASIARKLGALTIGVVTRPFSFEGKRRQVQAESGIDDLRNECDTLIVIPNDRLLALGDRSMSMMDAFRQADQVLLSGVQGITDLITTPGLINLDFADVKSVMSGAGSALMGIGSSRGDSRAVEAATAAISSPLLEQSMDGARGVLLSIAGGSDLGLFEINDAAQLVTDAAHPDANIIFGAVIDDALGDEVRITVIAAGFDGGSPAYKPAEPARKAPQPVEQAAPANVTPVRPVTPAPTQPQPRRVLFDDVDVPDFLKNGA
- the murC gene encoding UDP-N-acetylmuramate--L-alanine ligase gives rise to the protein MKSLIDDGVTAEDLGRVHLIGIGGVGMSGLARLLLTRGVPTSGSELREWPSLVGLRALGGVIHMAHVAENLRDVDTVVYSTAIPDDHLELVEARRLGLRILHRSEALAATMTGRKTIAVAGTHGKTTTTSMTTLILQHCGQDPSFCIGGESSEAGSNGHHGTGDYFVAEADESDRSFLRYRPHVSLVTNIDADHLNTYGDLDGLTEGFAEFCRQTTPDGFVVTCADDVRCRGLAERLRAEGRRVYTYGEADDADLRISDVTSDSSGARYLAWLDGEPLGEITVPTPGHHMALNSAAAVLTALRLGLHATCVVEGLAAFPGVRRRFELKGTADGVRVYDEYAYHPTSMDAALRTLRGVAGAGRLIVVFQPYRVYRTRDFQTEIAAALSLADEAVVMEVFGPGEVREPGEGGAALTRAVALDEDRKVFVPSWSDVPAEVARRARQGDVVVTMGAPPISLLGDELLAALSTRGADPDSDAGPGAGPGSGA
- a CDS encoding cell division protein SepF is translated as MGALRKAGVWLGLIEDDEDRYADENDNGRYTERDRRPSSRDRDRDRDRDHRYDEYEDEEPEAHHEDSRGRQHEEDAPRLRAAAAAMETRAERASVRPLREGRAGVTTLTQDNLALAPQVQLRERAVVVEEDDTNYRIMTLHPTTYNEARTIGERFRDGTPVIMNLTEMDEADAKRLVDFAAGLAFGLRGTIERVTNRVFLLSPANVTVTAEDKAKIAEGGFFHQS
- a CDS encoding UDP-N-acetylglucosamine--N-acetylmuramyl-(pentapeptide) pyrophosphoryl-undecaprenol N-acetylglucosamine transferase, translating into MRSVVLAGGGTGGHIYPLLAFADCLRRYDPNIKITCLGTPRGLENEIIPAAGYDLRNVPAYQLPRSVNVDLLKTAPRMYRAMRATRAILDEVHAEIVVGFGGYVSVPAYLAAWRRHTPTVIHEVNVPPGVANKMGMKIGGHIALGFPAQLKVPSLAGGRVVGVPLRTSITRLDRAARRAEARAHFGLDPDRPTLFVFGASQGARQINLAMAGAAKAVTSAGFQVLHITGARQDEPVEIPTGLDAPYVTVEFLKEMELGYAAADLVLSRGGAMTCAEVAALGLPTIYVPLPFGNGEQRRNALPVVEAGGGILVDNADCVPAWIEANVIPLLGDRARLDAMSAAAAGYGRRDGDEALLSYVQEILATASSGSAA